The window TACGTCTACTACGGCAAAGTCTTCGGCGCCGTCGCCGAAGAGAAGGGGCTCACCGAGTGGTTGCTCCTGGGCGTCGGACTGGTCGCCACCATCGCGGTGACCGCAATCATCACCAAGAAGGCCAAGCAGGCCCTGGCGGAGGAGGTCGAGGGCGATGAGTAAGACCATTGAAATGGCCCCCGGCGACCAGCATACGGAACGCCTGATCGGCCATGTCCATCCGCCCAACTGGAAGAATCCGCAGCCCAAGGACCGCTATCACCTGGTGGTGATCGGCGCCGGCACGGCGGGCCTGGTGTCGGCCATCGGCGCCGCCGGTCTGGGGGCCCGGGTGGCCCTCATCGAGCGCCATCTGATGGGCGGCGACTGCCTCAACGTCGGCTGCGTGCCCTCCAAGGGTGTGATCAGCGCCGCCCGCGCTTGGCACCAGGTGCGCACCGCCGCCGAGCGCTTCGGCGCTCCCGCCATCGACGGCTCCGGCGACTTCGCCCAGGCGATGGAGCGCATGCGGCGGATTCGCGCCGACATCTCGAAGATCGACGGCGCCGCTCGCTTCCGCGACGCCGGCATCGACGTCTTCCTGGGCCAGGGGCAGTTCACCGGCCGCAACACCGTCGAGGTCGAGGGTCAGACGCTGCGCTTCCGCAAGGCGGTCATCGCCACCGGCGCGCGGGCCACGGCGCCGCCGATCCCGGGCCTCGCCGAAGCCGGCTATCTGACCAACGAAACCCTCTTCGGCCTCACCGAGCTACCGCGCCGACTGGCGATCCTCGGCGCCGGACCGATCGGCTGCGAGATGGCTCAGTCCTTCGCCCGCTTCGGCACCGAGGTCACCCTCCTCGACATGGCCGATCACGTGCTGATCCGCGAGGACGCCGACGCTGCCGAGGTCGTGCAGCAGGCCCTGATCC is drawn from Acidobacteriota bacterium and contains these coding sequences:
- a CDS encoding mercuric reductase produces the protein MSKTIEMAPGDQHTERLIGHVHPPNWKNPQPKDRYHLVVIGAGTAGLVSAIGAAGLGARVALIERHLMGGDCLNVGCVPSKGVISAARAWHQVRTAAERFGAPAIDGSGDFAQAMERMRRIRADISKIDGAARFRDAGIDVFLGQGQFTGRNTVEVEGQTLRFRKAVIATGARATAPPIPGLAEAGYLTNETLFGLTELPRRLAILGAGPIGCEMAQSFARFGTEVTLLDMADHVLIREDADAAEVVQQALIRDGVRLELGVSITGAKVEGDTKVLEYQRGAATGRAEGDHILVAAGRAPNLDLGLEAAGVEAHKHGIVVDDRLRTSNPNIFAAGDVASKYQFTHAADAMARIVIQNALFFGRKKVSDLVLPWCTYTSPEIAHVGLYEQEAKDQGHEVDTLTLPLDDVDRALLDGEEEGFLRVHVKKGTDKVLGATLVAEHAGDMIGELALATTAGIGLGTIAGVIHPYPTQGEVVKKIADQWNRGKLTPTVSKLFNFWFRLFK